A genome region from Streptomyces sp. NBC_01296 includes the following:
- a CDS encoding polyphosphate kinase 2 family protein: MSDERAERIAEFIGPLRVRPGSKVHLARDFDPRYKGGMKKRDGAELLQSGVSLLAEYQERLAAQDTYGVVLCLQALDAGGKDGTIRHVMSGVNPQGVRVSSFKVPSSEELDHDYLWRYAQRLPSRGEIAIFNRSHYEEVLVVRVHPEILLRQKLPEHGLGEGIWEQRYREINRWERYLTDNGFKVVKIFLNLSKEEQRTRFLKRIDLPEKNWKFSAADVRERRRWDDYQHAFSEMLSATSTRWAPWYVVPADRKWFARICAAAVLAHTLMEIDPQYPEMAQEARKDLLVTKRSLEREAPAGAPADPYAAEHPSAARGHGHGKKRGKTRG; encoded by the coding sequence ATGTCTGACGAGAGAGCCGAACGCATCGCGGAGTTCATCGGGCCGCTACGGGTGCGCCCGGGGTCGAAGGTGCACCTGGCCCGGGACTTCGATCCCCGCTACAAGGGCGGCATGAAGAAGCGGGACGGGGCCGAGCTGCTGCAGTCCGGGGTGTCGTTGCTCGCCGAGTACCAGGAGCGGCTGGCCGCCCAGGACACGTACGGCGTAGTGCTCTGTCTCCAGGCGCTGGACGCCGGGGGCAAGGACGGGACGATCCGCCATGTGATGAGCGGCGTCAACCCCCAGGGCGTACGGGTCAGCAGCTTCAAGGTGCCCTCCTCCGAGGAACTCGACCACGACTACCTGTGGCGTTACGCCCAGCGGCTGCCCTCGCGCGGCGAGATCGCCATCTTCAACCGCTCGCACTACGAGGAGGTCCTCGTCGTACGGGTCCACCCCGAGATCCTCCTGCGGCAGAAGCTCCCCGAGCACGGGCTCGGCGAAGGCATCTGGGAGCAGCGCTACCGGGAGATCAACCGCTGGGAGCGCTATCTCACGGACAACGGGTTCAAGGTGGTGAAGATCTTCCTGAACCTGTCCAAGGAGGAGCAGCGCACCCGCTTCCTGAAGCGGATCGACCTGCCGGAGAAGAACTGGAAGTTCTCCGCCGCCGACGTCCGCGAACGGCGCCGGTGGGACGACTACCAGCACGCGTTCTCCGAGATGCTGTCCGCCACGAGTACGCGGTGGGCGCCGTGGTACGTCGTACCGGCGGACCGGAAGTGGTTCGCGCGGATCTGCGCGGCGGCGGTCCTCGCGCACACCCTGATGGAGATCGATCCGCAGTACCCCGAGATGGCGCAGGAGGCCCGCAAGGACCTCCTCGTCACGAAGCGGAGCCTGGAGCGGGAGGCCCCGGCCGGGGCCCCGGCCGATCCGTACGCCGCCGAACACCCGTCGGCGGCCCGGGGCCATGGGCACGGGAAGAAGCGGGGAAAGACGCGCGGCTAG
- a CDS encoding MFS transporter, translating into MAETRTPQRPSSAQRRVLAPLALAQFICSFAGSNMNVMINDISEDLDTTVQGVQIAITIFLLVMAALMIPGGKLTDLYGRKRCLLVGLVVYGIGALLSAAAPGLGVLILGNSILEGIGTALLIPPVYILTTLIFTDLTSRARAFGVIMALGGIGAAAGPLIGGLITSWLSWRAAFVFQALVILVIIVLSRNLEDPLPADPTRPFDTTGAVLSAAGLILVVMGILAADNNVWLMIGLLAAGALVLLWFFRSVRAKERAGKEPLLSTSLFRDRTSNLGLVTQNVQWLLLMGSSFTVATYLQVVRGYDAIQTGVIFTAATVGLLASSLAAERLAERRPQRTLIVTGFLVTVAGIVVLIALAGSSPNPWALAPGLLLIGLGLGVMLTPSVNVVQSSFPEEQQGEISGLSRSVSNLGSSLGTAVAGTILVAGLTSGAYAAAMIALAVIGLAGLTAALLLPRKPRLESDHVRPSRE; encoded by the coding sequence GTGGCCGAGACACGAACCCCGCAGCGACCGTCCAGCGCACAGCGACGCGTCCTCGCCCCGCTGGCGCTCGCGCAGTTCATCTGCAGCTTCGCCGGGTCCAACATGAACGTGATGATCAACGACATCAGCGAGGACCTGGACACCACCGTCCAGGGCGTGCAGATCGCCATCACGATCTTCCTGCTGGTCATGGCCGCGCTGATGATCCCCGGCGGCAAGCTGACCGACCTCTACGGCCGCAAGCGCTGTCTCCTGGTCGGCCTCGTCGTCTACGGCATCGGCGCCCTGCTGAGCGCCGCCGCCCCGGGTCTGGGCGTGCTGATCCTCGGGAACTCGATCCTGGAAGGCATCGGAACGGCGCTGCTCATCCCGCCCGTCTACATCCTCACCACGCTCATCTTCACGGACCTGACCTCACGGGCCCGCGCCTTCGGCGTCATCATGGCGCTGGGCGGCATCGGCGCCGCCGCCGGGCCGCTGATCGGCGGGCTCATCACCTCGTGGCTGAGCTGGCGCGCGGCCTTCGTGTTCCAGGCCCTGGTCATCCTCGTGATCATCGTGCTGAGCCGGAACCTCGAGGACCCGCTGCCGGCCGATCCGACGCGTCCCTTCGACACCACCGGAGCGGTCCTGTCGGCCGCCGGCCTCATCCTCGTCGTCATGGGCATCCTCGCGGCCGACAACAACGTCTGGCTCATGATCGGCCTGCTCGCCGCGGGCGCCCTCGTACTCCTGTGGTTCTTCCGGTCCGTACGGGCCAAGGAACGGGCCGGCAAGGAACCTCTGCTGTCCACCAGTCTGTTCCGCGACCGCACCTCCAACCTGGGCCTCGTCACGCAGAACGTCCAGTGGCTGTTGCTGATGGGTTCCTCGTTCACCGTCGCGACGTACCTCCAGGTCGTGCGCGGCTACGACGCCATCCAGACCGGCGTCATCTTCACGGCCGCCACGGTCGGCCTGCTCGCGTCCTCGCTCGCCGCCGAACGGCTCGCCGAGCGGCGGCCCCAGCGGACCCTCATCGTGACCGGTTTCCTCGTCACCGTCGCCGGCATCGTCGTCCTGATCGCGCTGGCCGGCAGCTCCCCGAACCCCTGGGCCCTCGCCCCCGGACTCCTGCTGATCGGCCTGGGCCTCGGCGTGATGCTGACCCCCTCGGTCAACGTCGTCCAGTCGAGCTTCCCCGAAGAGCAGCAGGGCGAGATATCCGGCCTCTCCCGCAGCGTGTCGAACCTCGGTTCCTCCCTCGGTACGGCAGTCGCCGGCACGATCCTCGTCGCCGGCCTGACCAGCGGTGCCTACGCCGCCGCAATGATCGCGCTGGCGGTGATCGGACTCGCCGGACTCACCGCCGCGCTGCTCCTTCCGAGGAAACCGCGCCTGGAGAGCGATCATGTCCGGCCGAGCAGAGAATGA
- a CDS encoding TlpA family protein disulfide reductase, with product MRRPAPQLPGRGRLCAALLAGGGLAVAVGAVLASGGTGAGAPDGRGSAVRAAAGAAVVDPGARQEAPALAGADLDGQPVGLTDFRGQVVVLNVWGSWCGPCRAEADGLERLSRQTRDEGVRFLGINTRDRDRTAARSFVRAHGLSFPSLHDPTGELLLRFPPALLNPQSIPSTLVIDRRGRIAVGIGGAVTEEQLRPLLTRVVEEDS from the coding sequence GTGAGACGACCCGCCCCGCAGCTCCCGGGGCGTGGCCGGCTCTGCGCCGCCCTCCTCGCCGGGGGCGGCCTCGCGGTCGCGGTCGGCGCTGTCCTCGCCTCCGGCGGTACGGGCGCCGGGGCGCCGGACGGACGGGGGAGCGCCGTCCGGGCCGCCGCCGGGGCGGCGGTCGTGGATCCCGGTGCCCGGCAGGAGGCGCCCGCACTGGCCGGTGCCGACCTGGACGGGCAGCCCGTCGGTCTCACCGATTTCCGGGGCCAGGTCGTCGTCCTCAACGTCTGGGGTTCCTGGTGCGGCCCCTGCCGGGCGGAGGCCGACGGCCTGGAGCGGCTCAGCCGGCAGACCCGGGACGAGGGGGTCCGGTTCCTCGGGATCAACACGCGGGACCGGGACCGGACTGCGGCCCGGTCGTTCGTCCGGGCGCACGGGCTGAGCTTTCCCAGCCTCCACGACCCCACCGGCGAACTCCTGCTCCGCTTCCCTCCCGCGCTGCTCAATCCGCAGTCGATTCCCTCGACCCTCGTGATCGACCGCCGCGGACGCATCGCCGTCGGCATCGGGGGCGCCGTCACGGAGGAGCAGCTGCGGCCCCTGCTCACGCGCGTGGTGGAGGAGGACTCGTGA
- a CDS encoding ATP-binding protein — protein sequence MSGRAMPCSPQEIASLFLFEKLSPEQLGRLCGEGRVERFEAGPVYTEGDPATCFYVMIEGTVVLSRRVGGDDVEVSRTSQRGVYAGAMQAYLGDQVPQTYNNSMRVTEPTRFFVLPAQSFADVMRDWFPMAAHLLEGLFFGSRNTQRAIGQRERLLALGSLSAGLTHELNNPAAAAVRATATLRERVGKMRHKLAVIAQGPYSREALAELIEIQERTAERVAKATALSPLEASDREDELADWLDDHGIAEGWRIAPTFVQAGLDTDWLEQVAATVAEDILPGAIGWLNYTVETELLMDEIDDSTTRISHLVDAAKQYSQLDRAPYRVVDVHELLDSTLLMLSGKIGSRVRVVKDYDRSVPDVPAYPAELNQVWTNLIDNAVFAIGSTGGEGTLTVRTAREGDRLLVEFRDTGPGIPADIRSRIFDPFFTTKPVGEGTGLGLDISWRIVVNKHHGSLQVESAPGDTRFQVLLPLTAPDPEPEPSPVSETAEEPA from the coding sequence ATGAGCGGACGGGCCATGCCGTGCAGTCCGCAGGAGATCGCCTCGCTGTTCCTGTTCGAGAAGCTCTCCCCGGAGCAGCTCGGGCGGCTGTGCGGCGAGGGGCGGGTGGAGCGGTTCGAGGCCGGCCCGGTGTACACCGAGGGCGACCCGGCCACCTGCTTCTACGTGATGATCGAGGGCACCGTCGTACTGTCGCGCCGGGTCGGCGGCGACGACGTGGAGGTGAGCCGCACCTCGCAGCGCGGCGTGTACGCGGGAGCGATGCAGGCGTACCTGGGCGACCAGGTGCCGCAGACGTACAACAACTCGATGCGGGTGACGGAGCCGACCCGGTTCTTCGTGCTGCCCGCGCAGTCCTTCGCGGACGTCATGCGGGACTGGTTCCCGATGGCGGCGCACCTGCTGGAGGGGCTGTTCTTCGGTTCGAGGAACACCCAGCGGGCCATCGGGCAGCGCGAACGGCTGCTGGCCCTGGGCTCGTTGTCCGCCGGTCTCACCCACGAGCTCAACAACCCGGCCGCGGCGGCCGTCCGGGCCACCGCGACGCTGCGGGAACGGGTCGGCAAGATGCGGCACAAGCTGGCCGTCATCGCCCAGGGCCCCTACTCCCGCGAGGCGCTCGCCGAGCTCATCGAGATCCAGGAGCGCACCGCCGAACGCGTCGCGAAGGCCACGGCGCTCAGCCCGCTGGAGGCCTCCGACCGGGAGGACGAGCTGGCCGACTGGCTCGACGACCACGGCATCGCGGAGGGCTGGCGGATCGCGCCGACCTTCGTCCAGGCCGGGCTGGACACGGACTGGCTGGAGCAGGTCGCGGCGACCGTGGCCGAGGACATCCTGCCGGGGGCCATCGGCTGGCTCAACTACACGGTCGAGACAGAGCTGCTGATGGACGAGATCGACGACTCCACCACCCGCATCTCCCACCTCGTGGACGCGGCGAAGCAGTATTCGCAGCTCGACCGCGCCCCGTACCGAGTCGTCGACGTCCACGAACTCCTGGACAGCACCCTGCTGATGCTGTCCGGCAAGATCGGCTCCCGGGTGCGGGTGGTCAAGGACTACGACCGCTCCGTGCCGGACGTGCCCGCCTACCCGGCCGAGCTCAACCAGGTCTGGACGAACCTCATCGACAACGCCGTCTTCGCCATCGGGAGCACCGGCGGCGAGGGCACGCTGACGGTCCGCACGGCGCGGGAGGGCGACCGGCTGCTGGTGGAGTTCCGCGACACCGGGCCCGGCATCCCCGCGGACATCCGCAGCCGCATCTTCGATCCCTTCTTCACCACCAAGCCGGTCGGCGAGGGCACCGGGCTCGGGCTCGACATCTCCTGGCGGATCGTGGTCAACAAGCACCACGGCAGCCTCCAGGTCGAGTCCGCTCCGGGTGACACCCGGTTCCAGGTGCTGCTGCCGCTGACCGCCCCCGACCCCGAACCCGAGCCCTCCCCCGTATCCGAGACCGCCGAGGAGCCGGCATGA
- a CDS encoding cytochrome c biogenesis CcdA family protein → MTTATDWALAAADAPSLVNGTLTIAAPVAFAAGLVSFLSPCVLPLVPGYLSYVTSLSVADLADAQGGRRSRMAAGALLFVLGFTAVLVSGGALFGHAGRLFMAHQEAVTQVLGVFTVLMGLSFMGFLPGFAQREFRSHRRPALGLAGAPLLGAVFAVGWTPCIGPTLAAVQALAWTEASAARGALLMAAYCLGLGLPFILAALAFRRALGAFGLVKRHYPAVLRLGGGLLVLVGVLLVCGVWNDLVYRMQLWSANFTTAF, encoded by the coding sequence GTGACGACGGCCACGGACTGGGCGCTCGCCGCCGCGGACGCCCCTTCCCTCGTGAACGGAACCCTGACGATCGCGGCTCCCGTGGCGTTCGCCGCGGGGCTCGTCTCCTTCCTCTCGCCCTGCGTGCTGCCGCTCGTACCGGGCTACCTCAGCTACGTGACCAGCCTGTCGGTCGCCGATCTGGCGGACGCGCAGGGCGGGCGCCGCAGCCGGATGGCGGCGGGCGCGCTGCTGTTCGTCCTGGGCTTCACGGCGGTCCTCGTCTCCGGAGGCGCGCTGTTCGGCCATGCCGGGCGTCTCTTCATGGCCCACCAGGAGGCGGTCACCCAGGTGCTCGGGGTCTTCACCGTGCTCATGGGGCTGTCCTTCATGGGGTTCCTGCCGGGCTTCGCACAGCGGGAGTTCCGCAGCCACCGGCGCCCCGCGCTCGGGCTCGCCGGGGCACCTCTGCTCGGCGCGGTGTTCGCGGTCGGCTGGACCCCGTGCATCGGCCCGACGCTGGCCGCCGTCCAGGCGCTCGCCTGGACCGAGGCGAGCGCGGCCCGCGGAGCCCTGCTGATGGCCGCCTACTGCCTGGGGCTGGGCCTGCCGTTCATCCTGGCCGCGCTGGCCTTCCGGCGGGCCCTGGGCGCCTTCGGCCTGGTCAAACGCCACTACCCGGCGGTCCTGCGGCTCGGCGGAGGGCTGCTCGTACTCGTCGGCGTGCTGCTGGTCTGCGGTGTGTGGAACGACCTGGTGTACCGCATGCAGTTGTGGAGCGCGAACTTCACCACCGCCTTCTAG
- a CDS encoding response regulator transcription factor produces the protein MPSVLIVEDDPSIRQSLIEVLTEHGYAVRSAADGFGALREVTQAPVDAVVLDLGLPDLDGGDALRMIRGISSVPVLVATARDDEREIIKLLNAGADDYLVKPFSGGQLIARLTAVLRRTSHVPPAGAPAGAPVAATSEPLRPTTVGELAVDPGARTAYLAGQELRLTRREFDLLAFLAHHCGQVVSKRRLLTEVWREPYVDDQTVDVHLSSLRRKLGERAAAPRYLLTVRGVGIKLVAPR, from the coding sequence ATGCCGAGCGTCCTGATCGTGGAAGACGACCCCAGCATCCGCCAGTCGCTGATCGAGGTCCTGACGGAGCACGGGTATGCCGTACGCAGCGCTGCCGACGGGTTCGGCGCGCTGCGGGAGGTCACCCAGGCCCCCGTCGACGCCGTGGTCCTCGACCTGGGACTGCCCGATCTGGACGGAGGCGACGCCCTGCGCATGATCCGGGGCATTTCCTCCGTACCCGTGCTGGTGGCCACCGCCCGCGACGACGAGAGGGAGATCATCAAGCTCCTGAACGCGGGCGCCGACGACTACCTGGTCAAGCCCTTCTCCGGCGGGCAGCTCATCGCGCGCCTCACCGCCGTGCTGCGGCGCACCAGCCACGTCCCCCCTGCCGGTGCCCCGGCGGGTGCACCGGTGGCGGCGACGAGCGAGCCGTTGCGGCCCACCACCGTGGGCGAGCTGGCGGTGGACCCGGGCGCGCGCACGGCGTACCTGGCCGGCCAGGAGCTCCGTCTCACCCGCCGGGAGTTCGACCTCCTGGCGTTCCTCGCCCACCACTGCGGCCAGGTCGTCTCCAAACGCCGTCTGCTGACCGAGGTCTGGCGCGAGCCGTACGTGGACGACCAGACCGTCGACGTGCACCTGTCGTCCCTGCGCCGCAAGCTCGGGGAACGCGCAGCGGCCCCGCGCTACCTGCTGACCGTCCGGGGCGTCGGCATCAAGCTGGTGGCACCGCGTTGA
- a CDS encoding UBP-type zinc finger domain-containing protein, which yields MTDDINGIDPSVPPSGTGCADCDAVGGWWFHLRRCAQCGHIGCCDSSPAQHATAHWKSAGHPLVQSFEPGEEWFWDYATDELYESGPELKPPAAHPADQPTPGPAGRVPQDWTRRLHG from the coding sequence ATGACCGACGACATCAACGGAATCGACCCGAGCGTCCCGCCCTCCGGAACCGGCTGCGCCGACTGCGACGCGGTGGGCGGCTGGTGGTTCCATCTGCGGCGCTGCGCCCAGTGCGGCCACATCGGCTGCTGCGACTCCTCGCCGGCCCAGCACGCCACCGCCCACTGGAAGTCGGCCGGGCATCCCCTGGTGCAGAGCTTCGAGCCGGGTGAGGAGTGGTTCTGGGACTACGCCACCGACGAGCTGTACGAGTCCGGGCCCGAGCTGAAGCCACCGGCGGCCCACCCGGCGGACCAGCCGACCCCGGGCCCGGCCGGCCGGGTCCCGCAGGACTGGACGAGACGGCTGCACGGCTGA
- a CDS encoding HAMP domain-containing sensor histidine kinase — protein sequence MRRSLAGVALAVTSMVALSFLIPLAALVMSLVKEQGVTAAQQRAAALAPVLTLTTDPAALQESAASLDASEHLVVHLPDSGALGSSKAPANLLERAQQARESISQAIPGGWICLQPVVLPGDRVAVIENFVPEAELTRGVKESWAVMAFLAVGLVGGSVLVADRLGAKVVRSSKRLARASRALGQGDLDTRVDPMGPRELRDAGVAFNAMAHRMTELLAVERELVADLSHRLRTPLTALHLASERMAGTPESARVEAAVGELEAELRAIIAAARTPLAVGPMAQGLLGTEPPADRHSVGAGASGPRCETADVVRRRTAFWTVLAEQQNRSCSLDLTQEPTAIALSDDDIAAVVDALIGNIFRHTAPGTPFAVRVVRTAQAVELVVEDGGPGIPDPDRALSRGSSTGSTGLGLDIAQRAASVTGGSMHIGRGPLGGAHITVTFALAPPAPSARRPRISRRRPTRPRGR from the coding sequence TTGAGACGCTCACTGGCCGGAGTGGCGCTCGCCGTGACCTCCATGGTCGCCCTCTCCTTCCTCATACCGCTGGCCGCGCTGGTGATGTCGCTCGTCAAGGAGCAGGGCGTCACCGCGGCCCAGCAGCGTGCCGCCGCCCTGGCCCCCGTCCTCACCCTGACGACGGATCCCGCCGCCCTGCAGGAGTCCGCTGCGAGCCTGGACGCGTCCGAGCACCTGGTCGTGCATCTGCCGGACTCGGGGGCCCTCGGCAGCTCGAAGGCCCCCGCGAACCTGCTCGAACGGGCCCAGCAGGCACGCGAGTCCATCTCCCAGGCGATCCCGGGCGGCTGGATATGCCTGCAGCCGGTGGTGCTCCCCGGCGACCGGGTCGCCGTCATCGAGAACTTCGTACCCGAGGCGGAACTGACCCGCGGCGTCAAGGAGTCGTGGGCGGTCATGGCCTTTCTTGCCGTGGGGCTGGTCGGCGGTTCCGTACTCGTCGCCGACCGCCTCGGCGCGAAGGTCGTCAGGTCCTCGAAGAGGCTCGCGCGGGCATCGCGCGCCCTCGGCCAGGGCGACCTGGACACCCGGGTGGACCCCATGGGGCCCAGGGAACTGCGCGACGCGGGCGTCGCCTTCAACGCGATGGCCCACAGGATGACGGAGCTGCTCGCCGTCGAACGCGAACTCGTCGCCGACCTGTCCCACCGGCTGCGCACCCCGCTGACCGCCCTGCACCTGGCGTCCGAGCGCATGGCCGGCACACCGGAGTCGGCCAGGGTGGAGGCGGCGGTCGGCGAACTGGAGGCCGAACTCCGGGCCATCATCGCGGCGGCGCGCACCCCGCTCGCCGTGGGCCCCATGGCTCAGGGCCTGCTCGGCACGGAACCGCCCGCAGACCGTCACTCCGTCGGCGCGGGGGCGTCCGGCCCCCGCTGCGAGACCGCCGACGTCGTCCGGCGCCGCACGGCTTTCTGGACGGTCCTGGCCGAGCAGCAGAACCGGTCCTGCTCCCTCGACCTCACCCAGGAACCCACGGCCATCGCCCTCTCCGACGACGACATCGCCGCGGTGGTGGACGCGCTGATCGGCAACATCTTCCGGCACACCGCGCCCGGGACCCCGTTCGCCGTCCGCGTCGTACGCACGGCACAGGCCGTGGAGCTGGTGGTGGAGGACGGCGGACCGGGCATCCCCGATCCGGACCGGGCCCTCTCCCGCGGGAGCAGCACCGGCTCCACGGGGCTGGGCCTCGACATCGCGCAACGGGCCGCGAGCGTCACGGGCGGCTCCATGCACATCGGCCGCGGCCCGCTGGGGGGCGCGCACATCACCGTGACGTTCGCCCTGGCCCCACCGGCCCCGTCCGCCCGCAGGCCCCGCATCTCCCGCCGCCGCCCGACCCGCCCGCGCGGACGGTAG
- a CDS encoding CAP domain-containing protein, producing MRTRIVLSVTAAAAAVAVGVAVADSGGDARADRRTEGAAGTASPTAGNGAGTGTSTPAAPTPAGDASATASPSPSGTPDASASASAAPTKPAASESSIAAKSASGEAGKAPRKPATTTGGGSGGSGSSGGSGGSGTVDANSESAVLALVNKERAAAGCGPLATNAKLSAAARTYSDTMARSGVMSHTGPDGSTMTSRVEAAGYGWSGLGENIARGQSDADAVMNAWMNSSGHRANILNCSFKEIGIGVHKGDGGPWWTQDFGTPR from the coding sequence GTGCGTACGCGCATCGTGCTGTCCGTCACCGCGGCCGCCGCGGCGGTGGCGGTCGGCGTCGCGGTGGCCGACTCCGGCGGCGATGCCCGCGCGGACCGGCGGACCGAAGGTGCGGCCGGTACGGCGTCCCCGACGGCGGGCAACGGTGCCGGGACGGGAACCTCCACCCCCGCCGCCCCCACACCGGCCGGCGACGCCTCGGCCACGGCGAGCCCGAGTCCGTCCGGGACGCCCGACGCGAGTGCCTCGGCCTCCGCAGCTCCGACGAAGCCCGCGGCATCGGAGAGCAGCATTGCGGCCAAGTCGGCGTCGGGCGAGGCCGGCAAGGCCCCGCGCAAGCCCGCCACCACGACGGGCGGCGGATCCGGTGGCTCCGGCAGCTCCGGCGGTTCCGGTGGTTCCGGCACCGTCGACGCCAACTCCGAGTCCGCGGTCCTTGCCCTGGTCAACAAGGAGCGGGCCGCTGCCGGATGCGGCCCGCTGGCCACGAACGCCAAGCTGAGCGCCGCCGCGCGGACGTACAGCGACACGATGGCCCGCAGCGGCGTCATGTCCCACACCGGACCCGACGGGTCCACCATGACGAGCCGGGTGGAGGCCGCCGGATACGGGTGGTCCGGCCTGGGCGAGAACATAGCCCGCGGCCAGTCCGACGCCGACGCGGTCATGAACGCGTGGATGAACAGCTCCGGCCACAGGGCGAACATCCTCAACTGCTCGTTCAAGGAGATCGGCATCGGCGTCCACAAGGGTGACGGCGGCCCGTGGTGGACGCAGGACTTCGGGACCCCGAGGTAG
- a CDS encoding thioredoxin family protein, with product MLRPVPADRGTTPRRSPAPLGTRLPLVAAAVVAAGLTAACGPSSQPAGSAAPTAPGQSSQALAAGAESATGSPEASPTASASPSASATALPGSSPSPSSARSGSAAPAGTPAKAPRTSAPPEPARIPGPGYDSAADAQKQIDAALRAAKSDGRTVLLDFGANWCGNCKAADKVFGQSQTAAILGASYHLVKVDIGGNSSANSALLRKYSPSGGTYTMPVLVVVSPSGSVRTDTHVTGNPSLTSEGINSFLRKWAP from the coding sequence ATGCTCCGACCCGTCCCTGCCGACCGCGGTACGACCCCGCGCCGCTCCCCCGCGCCCCTGGGGACGCGGCTGCCGCTGGTTGCCGCGGCCGTGGTCGCGGCGGGCCTGACCGCCGCCTGCGGCCCGTCGTCCCAGCCCGCCGGATCCGCGGCGCCGACCGCGCCCGGACAGTCCTCGCAGGCCCTCGCTGCCGGAGCGGAGTCCGCGACCGGGTCCCCCGAGGCGTCGCCGACCGCTTCGGCCTCGCCGTCCGCGTCCGCCACCGCACTGCCCGGCTCCTCGCCGAGCCCCTCGAGCGCCCGGAGCGGTTCCGCCGCCCCCGCCGGAACGCCCGCCAAGGCGCCGCGTACGTCCGCCCCGCCCGAGCCGGCCCGGATACCCGGCCCCGGCTACGACAGTGCCGCCGACGCGCAGAAGCAGATCGACGCGGCGCTGCGCGCGGCCAAGTCGGACGGGCGGACGGTGCTGCTCGACTTCGGCGCGAACTGGTGCGGCAACTGCAAGGCCGCCGACAAGGTGTTCGGCCAGTCGCAGACCGCCGCGATCCTGGGGGCCTCGTACCACCTGGTCAAGGTGGACATCGGCGGCAACAGCTCCGCCAATTCCGCGCTGCTGCGCAAGTACAGCCCTTCGGGCGGGACCTACACGATGCCCGTACTGGTCGTGGTCTCGCCCTCCGGCTCGGTGCGCACCGACACCCACGTCACGGGCAATCCGTCGCTGACCTCGGAGGGCATCAACTCCTTCCTGCGCAAGTGGGCGCCGTGA